One Methanoculleus sp. 7T genomic window carries:
- a CDS encoding LPO_1073/Vpar_1526 family protein, with protein MMELVPAILAGAAGNCISECAKRGCDWLVEKYRPHSPKVQAKAQENAQNYLDRLAQRVERLEKEYPSAKSLIDEALDHPGTALLIQKALISAAATDNETRHALLTELIAQRLTAEPEDNIALIGSAACDVIGSLSTRQIQTLGVMARVFYIPGLKNPPQFPNQNEYDAVLLAWWSALDTLLQGLDQMSGLDLMHLEALSCITINRALIGGIDLTATINRPFANERFFTKTDTFKRQPWYPQFQKIWEGRIQRCSLTSVGILIGTLYHDMALNEHTAVKF; from the coding sequence ATGATGGAGTTAGTGCCGGCGATACTAGCAGGAGCCGCAGGGAATTGTATTTCTGAGTGTGCTAAAAGAGGCTGTGACTGGTTGGTGGAAAAATACCGCCCTCACAGTCCAAAAGTACAAGCCAAAGCACAGGAAAACGCTCAGAATTACCTAGATCGCCTCGCACAGCGTGTTGAAAGACTGGAAAAGGAGTATCCATCCGCGAAATCCCTAATCGATGAAGCGCTGGATCATCCCGGCACAGCGCTCCTGATACAAAAAGCCCTTATTTCTGCGGCAGCAACCGACAACGAAACCAGACACGCACTATTGACCGAACTCATTGCTCAACGCCTTACTGCCGAGCCGGAGGATAATATCGCTTTGATTGGTTCAGCTGCTTGTGATGTCATCGGGTCGCTGTCAACGAGGCAAATTCAGACTCTCGGTGTCATGGCTCGGGTGTTTTATATACCAGGACTCAAAAACCCTCCACAGTTTCCAAACCAAAATGAGTATGATGCTGTGCTATTGGCATGGTGGAGTGCTCTCGATACGCTATTACAAGGGCTCGACCAGATGAGTGGTCTAGATCTCATGCATTTAGAAGCCCTCTCATGTATTACAATAAACAGGGCTCTTATTGGTGGTATTGATCTTACTGCAACCATAAACAGACCCTTTGCGAATGAAAGATTCTTCACAAAAACGGATACTTTTAAAAGGCAACCTTGGTACCCACAGTTCCAGAAGATATGGGAAGGACGCATTCAACGTTGTAGCCTTACGAGTGTTGGCATTCTCATAGGAACTTTGTATCATGATATGGCGTTGAATGAGCATACAGCAGTTAAATTCTAA
- a CDS encoding type II glyceraldehyde-3-phosphate dehydrogenase, translating to MIKVAINGYGTIGKRVADAVAAQPDMEVIGVSKTSVSAEAYVARKHGYPLYIADLSKKPAFEKAGLEVAGDVETMLKAADIVVDATPGGVGEKNRLIYERLGKKAIFQGGEEHEVAGFSFNAHANYKEAEGHQFARVVSCNSTGLVRLIHAMDQAFGVERVRAVMVRRGADPDDVKRGPIDAIVLNPASIPSHHGPDVQTVLPHINIVTLAMIVPTTFMHMHSIQMDLKRETTRDEVLKVFENHSRIGIVRKATGIKSNAQLREYTQDLGRPRTDLWENGVFEESVSVLNGKEFYCFQAIHQEADVIPENIDCIRALMGTVKDPEESIRMTNEALGLVAIK from the coding sequence ATGATCAAAGTCGCAATCAACGGCTACGGCACCATCGGCAAACGGGTCGCCGATGCGGTCGCCGCACAGCCCGACATGGAAGTCATCGGGGTCTCAAAGACGAGCGTCTCCGCCGAGGCCTACGTCGCGAGAAAGCACGGGTATCCCCTCTACATCGCCGACCTCTCGAAGAAACCGGCGTTCGAGAAGGCCGGGCTTGAGGTTGCAGGCGACGTCGAGACGATGCTGAAAGCGGCCGACATCGTCGTGGACGCCACCCCGGGCGGCGTTGGAGAGAAGAACAGACTGATCTATGAGCGCCTCGGCAAAAAGGCGATCTTCCAGGGCGGCGAGGAGCACGAGGTCGCCGGGTTCTCCTTCAACGCCCACGCGAACTATAAGGAGGCCGAGGGGCACCAGTTCGCCAGGGTCGTCTCGTGCAACAGCACCGGGCTCGTCCGGCTCATCCACGCCATGGACCAGGCCTTCGGCGTCGAGCGGGTCAGGGCGGTGATGGTCCGGCGCGGAGCGGACCCCGACGACGTCAAACGTGGACCAATCGATGCCATCGTCCTCAACCCGGCCTCCATCCCGAGCCACCACGGCCCCGACGTCCAGACCGTCCTCCCGCACATCAACATCGTCACCCTCGCGATGATCGTCCCGACGACGTTTATGCACATGCACTCGATACAGATGGATCTAAAACGCGAGACCACCCGGGACGAGGTGCTGAAGGTCTTTGAGAACCACAGCCGCATCGGGATCGTCCGCAAGGCCACCGGGATCAAGAGCAACGCCCAGCTCCGTGAGTACACCCAGGACCTCGGCCGGCCGAGGACCGATCTCTGGGAGAACGGCGTCTTTGAGGAGTCGGTCTCGGTCCTGAACGGAAAAGAGTTCTACTGCTTCCAGGCCATCCACCAGGAGGCCGACGTCATCCCGGAGAACATCGACTGCATTCGTGCCCTGATGGGGACGGTGAAGGACCCCGAAGAGTCCATCCGGATGACCAACGAAGCGCTCGGCCTCGTCGCCATCAAGTGA
- a CDS encoding GNAT family N-acetyltransferase has protein sequence MDTQPVLVTDRLLLRPFDVADAPVVQRLCGDYAVAATTLLPYPYPDGLAEVWIASLSEGIERGEAAAFAVTVPPEGNLIGGVRLQIDRVHARGELGFWVGRPCWGRGYATEAVGAVIEYGFSVLGLHRVYAVHFSRNPASGRVMEKCGMLREGRFREHVRKWGVYEDVDVWGIIREPAFRTGTRIPSPL, from the coding sequence ATGGATACGCAACCCGTCCTTGTAACCGACCGCCTGCTCCTGCGGCCGTTCGACGTTGCCGACGCTCCCGTCGTGCAGCGGCTTTGCGGAGACTACGCCGTTGCCGCGACGACTCTTCTTCCCTACCCCTACCCGGACGGCCTCGCCGAGGTATGGATCGCCTCCCTCAGCGAGGGGATCGAGCGCGGCGAGGCCGCGGCCTTCGCCGTCACGGTTCCCCCGGAAGGCAACCTGATCGGCGGCGTCCGCCTGCAGATCGACAGGGTCCACGCCCGCGGCGAGCTCGGGTTCTGGGTGGGGAGGCCCTGCTGGGGCCGCGGATACGCCACCGAAGCGGTCGGCGCAGTGATCGAGTACGGGTTCTCGGTCCTTGGGCTGCACCGGGTCTATGCCGTCCATTTCTCCCGGAACCCGGCCTCGGGCCGGGTGATGGAGAAGTGCGGGATGCTCCGCGAAGGCCGTTTCAGAGAGCATGTCAGAAAGTGGGGCGTCTATGAGGATGTCGATGTCTGGGGGATCATCCGGGAGCCGGCCTTTCGCACCGGAACGCGTATCCCCTCGCCGTTGTGA
- a CDS encoding GNAT family N-acetyltransferase has protein sequence MTGQPILVTDRLLLRPFDLADASDVQRLAGDYEVASSDLGIPYPYPDGAAEAWIATLRPGFEKGVHAVYAVTLLGERNLVGAAGLVEVNRRHGRAELGYWVGRPYWGRGYATEAARAVIEYGFFVMGLHRVYAMHFSRNPASGRVMEKCGMVHEAHLREHDRKFGVFEDVEVRGVLRDEWRQRCTEPAIRECRVR, from the coding sequence ATGACCGGACAGCCTATCCTCGTCACCGACCGCCTGCTTCTGCGGCCGTTCGACCTTGCGGATGCTTCCGACGTGCAGCGGCTCGCCGGCGACTACGAGGTCGCGTCCTCCGACCTCGGCATACCTTACCCCTACCCCGACGGGGCGGCGGAGGCCTGGATCGCCACCCTCCGGCCCGGGTTCGAGAAGGGTGTGCACGCCGTCTACGCGGTTACGCTCCTCGGCGAGCGGAACCTCGTGGGCGCGGCCGGCCTCGTGGAGGTCAACCGCCGTCACGGGCGGGCGGAGCTCGGCTACTGGGTGGGGAGGCCTTACTGGGGCCGCGGATACGCCACCGAGGCCGCCCGGGCGGTGATCGAGTACGGATTCTTCGTGATGGGGCTGCACCGAGTTTACGCCATGCACTTCTCCCGGAACCCTGCCTCGGGCCGGGTGATGGAGAAGTGCGGAATGGTGCATGAAGCGCATCTCCGGGAGCACGACCGAAAGTTCGGCGTTTTTGAGGATGTCGAGGTCCGGGGGGTCCTCCGGGACGAATGGCGGCAGCGGTGCACGGAGCCGGCGATCCGGGAATGCCGGGTACGTTGA
- a CDS encoding DUF5661 family protein, whose product MVRTHVTPGEAKAMGEQLGIAWKEFDVEQFRRGMVVELEHGLHDPKTNVTDDDLLLTAKIALAHLNEFPDYYDRLEEMEEEAEAYWAERKARG is encoded by the coding sequence ATGGTACGAACGCATGTAACCCCCGGAGAAGCAAAGGCGATGGGCGAGCAGCTCGGCATCGCCTGGAAGGAGTTCGACGTCGAGCAGTTCCGGCGCGGTATGGTCGTGGAGCTCGAGCACGGCCTCCACGATCCGAAGACGAACGTCACCGACGACGACCTCCTCCTGACGGCGAAGATAGCCCTTGCGCACCTCAACGAGTTCCCCGACTACTACGACCGGCTCGAGGAGATGGAAGAAGAAGCGGAAGCCTACTGGGCGGAGCGGAAGGCCCGGGGCTGA
- a CDS encoding KTSC domain-containing protein, which translates to MQRQAVESTNIKSVGYDPEDEVLEIEFHSGGVYQYLGVPPAVYEGILAARSKGRYFGEFVRLRYPYEKVR; encoded by the coding sequence ATGCAGCGCCAGGCCGTCGAGTCCACGAACATCAAATCGGTCGGCTACGACCCGGAAGATGAGGTTCTGGAGATCGAGTTCCATAGCGGCGGGGTCTACCAGTATCTCGGAGTCCCGCCCGCCGTCTACGAAGGGATTCTTGCGGCCCGGTCGAAGGGCCGGTACTTCGGGGAGTTCGTCAGACTGCGCTACCCCTACGAGAAGGTCAGGTGA
- a CDS encoding KTSC domain-containing protein, whose protein sequence is MSRQSAGPTGIKSLGYDPITKALLVTCESGDAYRYTGVGMEVYESLLAAPDRGQFVRESIEGKYPRKKYPCMAVGEDV, encoded by the coding sequence ATGTCTCGACAGTCGGCCGGACCCACCGGCATCAAGTCCCTCGGATACGACCCGATCACGAAGGCACTGCTCGTCACGTGCGAGAGCGGAGACGCCTACCGCTACACCGGCGTCGGAATGGAGGTCTACGAGAGTCTCCTCGCGGCCCCCGACCGGGGGCAGTTCGTCCGCGAGTCAATCGAGGGCAAGTATCCTCGGAAGAAGTATCCCTGCATGGCGGTGGGAGAGGACGTCTGA
- a CDS encoding ROK family protein: MTTVIAVDLGGTNLRTALIDSDATVLAYTATRTPTRGPSGQVITDAIIARIEALLASPQGREVAGDIAVIGVGSAGPLDLGRGWVTNSPNIAFPVVEITEPLRERFGLPVALINDARAGVLGERWAGAARDSENVVYVTLSTGIGGGAVVNGRLLLGVSGNAGEVGHLSVDTHYNLTCGCGLIGHWEGYASAKYVPQFFAAWREEADIRRVAFDATSARKIFEAARAEDPVALAFMEALGQVNARGVSNIIVAYNPDVIVLDGPLAQFHGDIVIRHMEPYIDRYLTLPRIVVSGLAGRAPLLGAAFYALDTQQEGSE; the protein is encoded by the coding sequence ATGACGACCGTGATTGCCGTTGACCTCGGCGGGACCAATCTCCGCACCGCCTTGATCGATTCCGACGCGACCGTTCTAGCCTATACTGCCACTAGGACCCCGACCAGGGGGCCTTCGGGGCAGGTGATCACCGACGCGATCATCGCCCGGATCGAGGCCCTCCTTGCGTCGCCGCAAGGAAGGGAGGTCGCCGGGGATATCGCCGTTATCGGCGTCGGATCGGCCGGCCCGCTCGATCTCGGCCGCGGGTGGGTCACAAACTCCCCAAACATCGCCTTCCCGGTCGTGGAGATCACCGAACCGCTCCGCGAGCGGTTCGGGCTCCCGGTCGCCCTGATCAACGATGCCCGGGCAGGTGTCCTCGGCGAGCGGTGGGCGGGCGCGGCGCGCGACTCCGAGAACGTCGTCTATGTCACCCTCTCCACCGGCATCGGCGGCGGCGCGGTGGTGAACGGCCGCCTCTTGCTCGGGGTGAGCGGGAACGCCGGGGAAGTCGGGCACCTCTCCGTCGATACCCACTACAACCTCACCTGCGGGTGCGGGCTCATCGGCCACTGGGAGGGCTACGCCTCGGCAAAGTATGTCCCCCAGTTCTTTGCGGCATGGCGGGAGGAGGCCGATATCCGGCGGGTAGCCTTCGACGCAACCTCAGCCCGGAAGATCTTCGAGGCGGCCCGGGCTGAGGACCCGGTCGCCCTCGCGTTCATGGAGGCGCTTGGGCAGGTGAACGCCCGCGGGGTCTCAAACATCATCGTCGCCTATAACCCCGACGTGATCGTGCTCGACGGGCCGCTCGCCCAATTTCACGGGGATATCGTGATCCGGCACATGGAGCCGTACATCGACCGCTACCTCACCCTCCCGAGGATCGTCGTCTCCGGCCTCGCGGGAAGGGCGCCGCTCCTCGGTGCGGCGTTCTACGCACTGGATACGCAACAGGAGGGAAGCGAATGA
- a CDS encoding dual specificity protein phosphatase family protein — protein sequence MIEIYPNLYIGTQEDYELAVEAHETWCVVHACRSPYHCLAVTFSPIGTVPEDHPERLVARRGNRLMLNLIDSRDPADVPKEAVDAALLFIHGCLAKGRPVLVHCGFGISRSAAIGLLYLAAYTDALPTGSLAEAEAAYRRIYPPYRPGRGIRGFLEAHWEEYARRRVPA from the coding sequence ATGATCGAGATCTACCCGAACCTCTACATCGGGACGCAGGAAGACTACGAGCTTGCGGTAGAGGCCCACGAGACCTGGTGCGTGGTGCACGCCTGCCGGAGCCCCTACCACTGTCTCGCCGTCACCTTCTCACCCATCGGCACGGTGCCCGAGGATCATCCCGAACGCCTGGTCGCACGGCGGGGGAACCGGCTGATGCTCAACCTGATCGACTCGAGGGACCCCGCCGACGTCCCGAAAGAGGCCGTCGATGCGGCCCTCCTCTTCATTCACGGGTGCCTCGCGAAGGGCCGACCGGTGCTGGTCCACTGCGGCTTCGGCATCTCCCGGTCCGCCGCGATCGGACTCCTCTACCTTGCGGCATACACCGATGCCCTGCCGACCGGGAGCCTTGCCGAAGCCGAGGCGGCTTACCGCCGGATATACCCGCCTTATCGGCCGGGCCGAGGCATTCGGGGATTCCTTGAAGCGCACTGGGAGGAGTACGCGAGGAGACGGGTGCCGGCATGA
- a CDS encoding YigZ family protein, with amino-acid sequence MTAEPLGAVRLEVRRSRFYAHLYRVGGPGDLAEVLSGHRKAYRNAAHHCAALRCGASEEFRNDGEVGRPGRVLIEVLRRHALDSHALVVSRVFGGILLGPGNVARAFRDAGEGAVREAEATGGLGPAAGHRE; translated from the coding sequence ATGACCGCAGAGCCCCTCGGCGCCGTGAGACTCGAGGTCCGGCGGTCCCGGTTCTATGCCCACCTCTACCGGGTCGGGGGGCCCGGGGATCTCGCAGAGGTTCTCTCCGGACACCGGAAGGCCTATCGGAACGCCGCCCACCACTGCGCCGCCCTCAGGTGCGGCGCAAGCGAGGAGTTTCGCAACGACGGCGAGGTCGGCCGGCCGGGGAGGGTGCTCATCGAGGTGCTGCGGAGACACGCCCTCGATAGCCACGCGCTGGTCGTCTCTCGGGTCTTCGGCGGGATCCTCCTCGGCCCCGGGAATGTCGCCCGGGCGTTCCGCGACGCTGGCGAGGGCGCGGTTCGCGAAGCGGAGGCTACCGGGGGACTGGGGCCTGCTGCCGGCCATAGAGAGTGA
- a CDS encoding PGF-CTERM sorting domain-containing protein — protein MATTRSGRRLSIALCVTVLAAFIVVLPAGALAQPPSEAWCRADADRGVVFHSVWPTSDGGCILGGSGADGPLLEKTDARGGAVWTRALGNGVRGEMILFVQQMPDGGYIAFSSAQRLTRTDAEANPLWEYVLPAGKTARSLRGTADGGCVLAGEGGGAFLLRVAPGGSEAWNRTFGADALRSVQPLSRGGYVAAGASGGLPLLIEVGADGEVLRREVYEGPGNGTFTAVQPAGEGYILTFVPAAELAGLWSDGSLRPSLVRTDAEGEVLWQRPVAGDTDLLRYVMPDPSGGYVVLASGAGTMPGTGRSFLIGTDAEGREAWTQAFDDTVITSLHLTDDGGCIMTGIRQASDGAEAGVVIRLGAAPAAPASTPGFGAVVALAALPAALALVWRRR, from the coding sequence ATGGCAACAACACGTTCAGGCCGCCGGCTCTCGATAGCGCTCTGCGTTACGGTGCTTGCGGCGTTCATCGTCGTTCTCCCGGCCGGCGCCCTCGCGCAGCCGCCGAGTGAGGCGTGGTGCCGGGCCGACGCCGACCGCGGCGTCGTCTTCCACTCGGTCTGGCCGACATCGGACGGCGGGTGCATCCTCGGCGGGTCGGGAGCGGATGGCCCGCTCCTTGAGAAAACCGACGCTCGCGGCGGTGCCGTATGGACACGGGCGCTCGGCAACGGTGTTCGCGGGGAGATGATCCTTTTCGTCCAGCAGATGCCCGACGGCGGCTACATCGCCTTCTCAAGCGCGCAGCGCCTGACCCGGACAGATGCCGAAGCGAACCCTCTCTGGGAGTACGTCCTCCCGGCCGGGAAGACGGCAAGGTCCCTTAGGGGCACGGCCGACGGTGGATGCGTCCTTGCCGGAGAGGGAGGCGGGGCCTTCCTTCTCCGTGTTGCACCCGGCGGGAGCGAGGCCTGGAACCGGACCTTCGGCGCGGATGCGCTCAGGTCGGTGCAACCGCTCTCTCGGGGTGGTTACGTCGCCGCCGGAGCCTCCGGGGGCCTCCCTCTCCTTATCGAGGTCGGCGCCGACGGAGAGGTGCTCCGGAGGGAGGTCTATGAGGGGCCCGGCAACGGAACCTTCACCGCCGTACAGCCCGCCGGAGAGGGGTACATCCTGACGTTCGTTCCCGCCGCAGAACTCGCCGGGCTCTGGTCGGACGGCAGCCTGCGCCCCTCCCTGGTCAGGACCGACGCCGAGGGCGAAGTCCTCTGGCAGCGGCCGGTTGCAGGGGATACCGACCTTCTGCGCTATGTCATGCCGGACCCCTCCGGCGGCTACGTGGTCCTCGCGTCTGGGGCCGGCACGATGCCGGGCACCGGGCGGTCCTTCCTGATCGGGACCGATGCCGAGGGGCGCGAAGCGTGGACGCAGGCGTTCGACGACACCGTGATAACCTCTCTGCACCTGACCGACGACGGCGGGTGCATCATGACCGGCATCAGGCAGGCATCCGACGGCGCCGAGGCCGGCGTGGTGATCCGGCTCGGCGCTGCGCCCGCGGCACCCGCATCGACGCCGGGGTTCGGGGCCGTTGTCGCGCTTGCCGCCCTCCCCGCCGCTCTTGCCCTTGTGTGGAGACGGCGATAA
- the glgP gene encoding alpha-glucan family phosphorylase, which yields MKTEIPYDRFAHVPERIFGLVDLAYNLWWSWHSSATVLFKQLNRAEWKLSRHNPVKMLLETPPRFFERAAKNPEYLRRYDIIMFRFRQYMEPTTSWFTEHYPGRMPLTIAYFSSEFGLHHSLPFYAGGLGILAGDHIKAAGDLGLPMVAVGFMYAEGYLHQHMEGTGWQKNVAEILDRDAAPVLRVLDDDGKQLVVQVPLIDPPIYVAVWKVQVGRVPLYLLDTHIDENLPENRSISHRLYLKELECRLRQELVLGIGGRKVLHTLGVDYSAMHLNEGHSAFALLERLRERLVAGMSPEEAHERIRGTSVFTTHTPVPAAHDVFPEDLMAKYFRNYCPSLGLDWDEFMALGEDPHNPGAGFNMTAFALRMSLFHNGVSQRHGEVAREMWQPLWPDLTPEEVPIDAITNGVHMPTWLNHRIEALFDRYLDPVYPNWRVDYDNPIVWEVIDEIPDDELWGEHQWLKMKLFARLRERKRLKWAGHREEPANLAAEGLMLDTSALTIGFARRFAEYKRADLIFEDLNRLDGIVNNRWRPVQFIFAGKAHPADEKGKRILQKIYQYSQDPRFGGRIAFIEDYDEQLARYMVHGVDVWMNTPVPLMEASGTSGMKAGMNGVLNLSVLDGWWIEGYNGRNGWAFEGHTPYEGNNRADANTLYDLIENEIAPLYYSRTMDNVSHKWVRMMKESIKSIAPQYCSLRMLKEYITNYYPSVCMYAAEPGRPMAGTQEVCPLEPGSGRFKG from the coding sequence ATGAAGACAGAGATACCCTATGATCGGTTCGCCCACGTCCCGGAGCGGATCTTCGGCCTGGTTGACCTCGCCTACAACCTCTGGTGGAGTTGGCACTCATCGGCGACGGTGCTCTTCAAACAGCTGAACCGGGCGGAGTGGAAGCTGAGCCGCCACAACCCGGTCAAGATGCTGCTGGAGACCCCGCCGCGATTCTTTGAGCGGGCGGCAAAGAACCCGGAGTACCTCCGCCGCTACGACATCATCATGTTCAGGTTCCGGCAGTACATGGAGCCGACGACGAGCTGGTTTACGGAGCATTATCCCGGGCGGATGCCGCTGACGATCGCCTACTTCTCCAGCGAGTTCGGGCTGCACCACTCGCTCCCGTTCTATGCGGGAGGGCTCGGCATCCTTGCGGGCGACCATATCAAAGCGGCGGGCGACCTTGGTCTCCCGATGGTCGCCGTCGGGTTCATGTACGCGGAAGGCTACCTCCACCAGCACATGGAGGGGACCGGGTGGCAGAAGAACGTCGCTGAGATCCTGGACCGCGACGCTGCGCCGGTTCTCCGGGTGCTCGATGACGACGGCAAGCAGCTCGTGGTGCAGGTTCCCCTGATCGACCCGCCGATCTACGTCGCGGTCTGGAAGGTGCAGGTAGGGCGTGTCCCGCTCTACCTCCTCGATACCCACATAGACGAGAACCTTCCCGAGAACCGGAGCATCTCCCACCGTCTCTACTTAAAAGAGCTCGAGTGCCGGCTCAGGCAGGAACTGGTGCTCGGCATCGGCGGGAGGAAGGTCCTTCACACGCTCGGCGTGGATTACTCGGCGATGCACCTAAACGAGGGCCACTCGGCGTTCGCCCTCCTCGAGCGGCTCCGGGAGCGCCTCGTGGCCGGGATGTCCCCTGAGGAGGCGCACGAGAGGATCAGGGGCACATCGGTCTTCACCACCCACACCCCGGTCCCCGCCGCCCACGACGTATTCCCCGAAGACCTGATGGCGAAGTACTTCCGCAATTACTGCCCGTCGCTGGGGCTTGACTGGGACGAGTTCATGGCGCTCGGAGAGGACCCGCATAACCCCGGCGCCGGTTTCAATATGACCGCTTTTGCGCTCCGTATGAGCCTCTTCCACAACGGCGTCTCGCAGAGGCACGGCGAGGTCGCCCGCGAGATGTGGCAGCCCCTCTGGCCGGACCTCACCCCCGAGGAGGTGCCGATCGACGCCATCACCAACGGCGTCCATATGCCGACCTGGCTGAACCACCGGATCGAGGCGCTCTTCGACCGCTACCTAGACCCGGTCTACCCAAACTGGCGGGTGGACTACGATAACCCGATCGTCTGGGAGGTGATCGACGAGATCCCGGACGACGAACTCTGGGGCGAGCACCAGTGGCTGAAGATGAAACTCTTTGCCAGGCTTCGGGAACGCAAGCGCCTTAAATGGGCCGGGCACCGGGAAGAGCCCGCAAACCTTGCCGCCGAAGGATTGATGCTCGATACGTCGGCGCTGACGATCGGGTTTGCCCGCAGGTTTGCTGAGTACAAGCGAGCAGACCTCATATTCGAGGACCTGAACCGGCTCGATGGAATCGTGAACAACCGCTGGAGACCGGTGCAGTTCATCTTCGCCGGGAAAGCCCACCCGGCCGATGAGAAGGGCAAGCGTATCCTCCAGAAGATCTATCAGTACTCCCAGGACCCCAGGTTCGGGGGCCGGATAGCCTTCATTGAGGACTACGACGAGCAGCTTGCACGTTACATGGTCCACGGCGTGGACGTCTGGATGAACACACCCGTCCCGCTCATGGAAGCGAGCGGCACGAGCGGTATGAAGGCGGGAATGAACGGGGTGCTGAACCTCTCGGTTCTCGACGGCTGGTGGATCGAGGGTTACAACGGTAGGAACGGCTGGGCGTTCGAAGGTCACACCCCCTACGAGGGGAACAACCGAGCGGACGCGAACACGCTCTACGACCTCATCGAGAACGAGATTGCCCCGCTCTACTACTCGCGGACGATGGATAACGTCTCGCACAAGTGGGTCCGGATGATGAAGGAGTCGATAAAGAGCATCGCGCCGCAGTACTGCTCTCTCCGGATGCTCAAGGAGTACATCACGAACTACTACCCCTCGGTCTGCATGTATGCGGCCGAGCCGGGAAGGCCGATGGCCGGCACTCAGGAGGTCTGCCCCCTGGAACCAGGTTCCGGCAGGTTCAAAGGGTAA
- a CDS encoding sulfite exporter TauE/SafE family protein, whose amino-acid sequence MTEDRISGWRRIVPAAVLSLVIAVMLGAALAVGTGVTPGSPPLVPAALLLLFTIGVVAGILGGLIGVGGSTILLPIMYFYLGFPEPVAIGTGLFVVIFTSLSGAWGHLVRGNLDRRVAIWIAAGGLIGVLIGSWLFSFLVGRTRLLGLVLGLAFLAPSISMIREGLRPGAGPEPECIGGKPPEHLIFGTGVGILTGITGLGGGYALVPGLLYIFGAPVCVTMGTSLASMIPMAIVGGGIKLAEGYVAVGAGLVLAAGSIAGAQVGAATIRRFRPATLKFIFGLYFLYAAVRFIAEFFGIGLP is encoded by the coding sequence ATGACAGAAGATCGAATCTCCGGGTGGCGGCGCATCGTCCCGGCAGCGGTGCTCTCTCTCGTGATCGCGGTCATGCTCGGGGCGGCGCTCGCCGTCGGCACGGGGGTGACCCCGGGGTCCCCGCCGCTTGTGCCGGCCGCTCTGCTCCTCCTCTTTACGATCGGCGTCGTCGCCGGGATCCTCGGTGGGCTGATCGGCGTCGGTGGGTCGACGATCCTGCTCCCGATCATGTACTTCTACCTCGGGTTCCCGGAGCCCGTCGCCATAGGGACGGGGCTCTTCGTCGTCATATTCACCTCGCTCTCCGGCGCCTGGGGGCACCTGGTGCGGGGGAACCTTGACCGGCGGGTGGCGATCTGGATCGCCGCCGGAGGCCTTATCGGGGTTCTCATCGGGTCCTGGCTCTTCTCTTTCCTCGTCGGCCGCACCCGCCTGCTCGGCCTCGTCCTGGGGCTGGCCTTCCTCGCCCCATCTATAAGCATGATCCGCGAGGGGCTCAGGCCCGGAGCCGGGCCTGAGCCCGAGTGCATCGGGGGTAAGCCCCCCGAGCACCTCATCTTCGGCACCGGGGTCGGCATCCTGACCGGGATTACCGGGCTCGGCGGCGGATACGCCCTCGTCCCGGGGCTGCTCTACATCTTCGGCGCCCCGGTCTGCGTCACGATGGGGACGTCGCTTGCGTCCATGATCCCGATGGCGATTGTGGGTGGCGGGATCAAACTCGCGGAGGGATACGTCGCCGTCGGGGCGGGGCTGGTCCTCGCGGCCGGGTCGATCGCCGGCGCGCAGGTGGGAGCCGCGACGATTCGGCGTTTCCGGCCGGCGACCCTGAAGTTCATCTTCGGCCTCTACTTCCTCTACGCCGCAGTCCGGTTCATCGCCGAGTTCTTCGGAATCGGTCTGCCGTAA
- a CDS encoding DUF5683 domain-containing protein, with amino-acid sequence MNGRQISTGTFVLLLALAVLAPLAAATALVRPLGEAAAWAAAGLLAIAAAPRIGAALTGDDQRKHPSVAALSSAVIPGLGQALNGELWKGVFIAALVVSGPALSSPLAVAAASVVWLLGVRDAFISAQFMNDGKKAYAPTSSAAVAVFAGLAFAIAFVLLA; translated from the coding sequence ATGAACGGACGCCAGATCTCGACCGGCACCTTCGTGCTCCTCCTCGCCCTTGCGGTGCTCGCCCCGCTCGCCGCCGCCACCGCACTCGTTCGCCCCCTCGGTGAAGCAGCCGCCTGGGCGGCCGCAGGACTCCTCGCAATCGCCGCCGCTCCCCGGATCGGAGCGGCCCTCACCGGCGACGACCAGAGGAAGCACCCCTCCGTCGCTGCGCTCTCTTCGGCCGTCATCCCAGGTCTCGGACAAGCCTTAAACGGTGAACTCTGGAAAGGCGTCTTCATCGCCGCCCTCGTCGTCTCCGGTCCGGCGCTCTCTTCACCCCTCGCCGTGGCGGCCGCATCCGTTGTCTGGCTCCTTGGGGTCCGAGACGCCTTTATTTCTGCGCAGTTCATGAACGACGGAAAGAAGGCGTATGCTCCCACGTCGTCGGCCGCGGTCGCGGTCTTTGCCGGGCTCGCCTTCGCCATAGCGTTCGTGCTCCTCGCCTGA